In Pleurodeles waltl isolate 20211129_DDA chromosome 5, aPleWal1.hap1.20221129, whole genome shotgun sequence, the DNA window gtttgtttcaaggccagtacttgtgacactagaggggtgattgccaactccctgagcatcCCCAGTTATAGGACAGCGGCCGTTGTTATCACCCCCAATCACGGCTGAGGGATCAGAGCGGGCCGTAAAAACAGGATTCCAGTGTGAACATCCAGGagtttgagagccctgatcatcgctcgagggtgttccaaaactctgattttgcgttccgctacaccctatactgctgtcggggtatattgatgatgatggtgaagaccattgcgcacgggcacttggcgcaggactggtggggtcgtatgcccccgggggtgtatcgggggacatcagacatggggatgccggggcttcagaactttgggtagtaccagctagagccttaagaagctctatacagtgggagtagggatcctctgcagggtgatcattttccatggaAGGGTCACATAACACAGCggggatagttgtacaccctggAGAGGTTAGGTCGAGGCCAGACACgccggtattagaactctgggccctagggggagccggttgtaccttaacaaaatttttaaaagacaggtctagaggcccagattgttgctcagggttctggaacttcttcctacgattctttaaggacagccgatttattttagggttgctgcactgttttggggaccctccagaggctTCACAAGGTGCAATCAGTTGGGCGCTTGGTGTTGTAAGAACGATAATGTCCGGATGGTCACACCCCAAACccgggatagttgttgcagaagtgcccGCTGTACTAGGTATTCCCTTTATGATGGATGATGTGGTGTCGTTATGAGTTGTACCTGGTCCAGGAGCGACGGATGTGGAGATGTTGCAGGGCGGGTCTCGGTGCTCTGGTTGGCTCACGAGTACCGATGACTTTGTGGGGTTTTGAACAGTCCCAGTGTAGACCTTTAAAGATGACATCCGCGGCTTAGGCTGAGGGCaggcgtctccggagctctggtgtgatgattctaggacgtaaagatagcaaaatatagattagggctagttagagcggctatacctatgggtcggaaagacgtttagacacacgctgcactgtatacaccaaactctacattttcttaaactcaccatggtttttccggcttgagggtcccttcttaatgggcgggccgtccttagaaccaggggacttccttttgcggggctgtTTTTTAAGCTTTCCATCCATATCCCGGCTCGCTTCATCCATAGGagcccctcgggataaaaaacataaaaaaataatgttacacatacaatataatacatagactatacgaactcactgagatgaccaaatataggtctgattgttaGACCCTGTTAGGTTTTCAATGGGGGTACAAAAAGACCCCTAATATAtacctgcagaaacgttatcctgtgacaaggtgCTTGACCCCTCTTGAACATggaggatttgttggagagaggcaatcgcgcacctgagttctgcatcataacctatgcaaacacatgggtgcccattagaagtaaaataaaaaaataacattcctgacaacgtcgttcagaacgaccaaggtcctgtaactcaccttgctgcacggtctccatttgcacagggggttccccagactcttgacagtcctgtgtacaagagagacagatttacctttaaacataccacaattcatcttctacgtccgaacccttcataaaagcacaacaagggtaggacaaaaagaaaaaaaaaaaaatttaaaaataaattttaaaaaaataaaaaaaaataataataaataaataaaaaaaattataaataaaaaaaattttttttttttaaaaaaaaatgtatctatcaagattcaaattgttgaatccctatgttctgtaagtataaatacatattgacaactgtaaaacttttctcaaaaactatacacggtttaataaacaaattccacatggtggcgctcttgcataatactacctctaggactgtctctataagacatagactggaaagtggatcctaggatccaggcctggttttcaccctagctgaacaaggctgtgaaccatgtgtggggcggagctcagtctaaactcctagctgagccaattccaacaccacacagtctttgttttaaaagaaaaagaaaatggccggatgtggatgcaacatgtgtgaggtcctgggttttttcaaggcaacaaaatcagatccaaagccatcctgaactacggtgagtggt includes these proteins:
- the LOC138297023 gene encoding uncharacterized protein; the protein is METVQQGYDAELRCAIASLQQILHVQEGSSTLSQDNVSAGAPMDEASRDMDGKLKKQPRKRKSPGSKDGPPIKKGPSSRKNHESSHQSSGDACPQPKPRMSSLKVYTGTVQNPTKSSVLVSQPEHRDPPCNISTSVAPGPGTTHNDTTSSIIKGIPSTAGTSATTIPGLGCDHPDIIVLTTPSAQLIAPCEASGGSPKQCSNPKINRLSLKNRRKKFQNPEQQSGPLDLSFKNFVKVQPAPPRAQSSNTGVSGLDLTSPGCTTIPAVLCDPSMENDHPAEDPYSHCIELLKALAGNIFSWWIMPFHYIPAESGDDLFHFSSWKESYFISRLE